In Fragaria vesca subsp. vesca linkage group LG5, FraVesHawaii_1.0, whole genome shotgun sequence, the genomic stretch TGAACACAAAAAATAGAACCCATGAATACAATTGATAATCAGTGGTGTGAGAAGTTTAAACGTTCTAAGGAGATTATGAGAACATAAAAGGACCTCCAGACTTTTCATTGCCAATACATACCAAAGAAGATGATGCATCTCCAATTCTCCACTAAGGAACTAATGTACATAAATTTCCATAATTAGATTCATGTAATCATCAAAACCTAATGTGTTTTGACATGTAGACTAAATACGATGCACTTATAAGTTATAACCCCTATTTAATTAAGTGAGCAAACTCATACGCATGTATATATATATATATATATATATATATATATATATATGATCGATGAACATCTTCAAGCATGCTATTGTACGTGTCCCTATCTTGCTAAAGTTTTTCAGAATGATACCTCAAGTTATCTTGTCAAAAATGGATGATTACATGGTTGAACTTCATGGTGTTAAAGTGAAGGTTAACGTTGTGGATAATGCTACTTTGATTGATGCAAAGATAGCAGAAATTAGGGCTTCGCTGGATACTGCAAGACCTGTTATGGGACTTGATATCAAGGGTGTTACGACAACCGATCCTGATTCAAATTTGAAGGCTTCAATGCTGCTACTTTGTTCTGAAGGTCGTTGCTTGATCTTAGTCCCAAAAATGTATACTCTGTTCGACTATTATCCCAGCAAGTATGGTACTAAACTCCGCGCTCTTCTTGCTGATCCCAATATTTGCTTTTTGGGTATAGACATGGAGACAAGAAGAAAGTATCGTCGGAATGACGAACTGCATGATCTGATGAGGAATGAAGGAGTAGATTTGGGTCATTTTGCAGCCAGGATACTGAAGAAACCTGATCTGGAGAAGGCGAAACTAGCCGGGTTGGGAGCTGAAGTTGGTATTGATGTTAAGCCGCTGAGTGGATCTTGCCCGGATTTGGAATGCAAGAGTTTTCTCAGAGGAAGGGATCAAGCATGCAATTCATGATGTTTATGCTTCTTACCTCATTGGCAAGAAGCTGTTGGCTTAAATTTCGAATCAATCTTATAATGTACTACTGCTACTCTACTCATGAGTACTACCTCTATTTGAGAATTGAAATAAGATAAACAGAGACGCTCCCTATTGTTGAAAGCTAAAAGATGTAACAAGCTGTTGTTGAGTACTTGAGTTGCAAGTAAAAATTAAATCAATAACAAAAAAAATATTGACGTCGACAGCAGGGTTCGAACCTGCGCGGGCGAAGCCCAACAGATTTCAAGTCTGTCTCCTTAACCACTCGGACATATCGACTGATCGTGTAATATGGTGATAAATTTATTATTTGGTAGTAAACATAACAGTCTCTTCTTATACATTGTCAGTTTTCTATAACCTTGAAAGTAATTTCTAAGGATAATATTCATGAAATTCATAGCAAGCCAGCTACTTAAAAACTAACATAAGCCACTACATACAGAGCAAAAGCTAAGAGTAACGAAACCGTAGTGGTTTTTGTAGGAATTCTCCCTTTGTCACTCCTGATGATGGCTTCATAAATCGGTATACAATTCACCACGCCGAAGCCAGCTATAAACATCTGCAAGAACATCCCCTCCAAGCCAATGCTTCCCTTGAAAGCCTCTACATGTCCCCAAGAATATGCAGCCAAGTTGAGAATGGCAGCCGACGTTAAAGGCACAAACATGGGGGATGCAACTCCAAACTCAAAGGTTCCTTGGTCATATCTTTTGCTTTGGTCTTCATCAAGGACTTTGCTGGTCACATTGAACCCATGGGTGGAAATGCCTAATGACTTGAGAAGGTACTCAATGGATCCAAACAAAAAGGATGAGTGTGCTCTAACCATCCACATTCTTTGGTCATTCCACCACTTAGGGAATGTTCCTCCTTCTACCACAAAGTCTAAGCAGCTTTGGGTGTAGGATCCAAGGAAAAGGAAGACGTACAAGAGAAACCATGGCTCTGAAACCTACAACAGAGCCTTCAAAGTTACCGAAATGAAGTATGTACACATAATTTGATTCAAAAGACAATAATATATACATTGACCATGATATATTATGTTGTCAGATTGTCGATTTGAGCTATTATTAATTAAAATTTTCATTTTAGTGTATGATCTCAATTGAGAATATCACACTACAACACTAATAACATGAAGAATTCCCTGACAAAAATGGATGTATGTTACCTTAGGAAAGATGGTGATGCCATTGAGGAGAGCTAGCTGAGGGAGGAAAGCATACACTGTGACTGGAATTGACCAAATGGGCCAAAACGCATAGTGAGCATATGAAAGGCCCATCAAAGGGCCCATGGCCCGAATGCCGAATGTAACTGGACAATATTTAGAGAAAGCAACCTCAAGGAGGCCTATAGTCCATCGCTTGGTTTGATTGAGCACATCAACAATGTTGATTGGGGCATCTCCATAAAATGCTGCCCTAGTAGGATTGCAAAGTACAGCTTTCCATCCTTCACATTGCATACGATAACCAGTGAAGTAGTCCTCCACCAGAGAACCGTATCTTACTCCAATCTACACAGTTTAAGACCATTTAGCTTGAACATTATGGCTCAAGTGACAGTGTTGAGTGACTAAACGACACGACTAAATATGTTAAATAATAATATGTATGTATGTACGTATGTACGTATGTATGTATTGAACTTTTTTACCTTCCATCCCCAATCGGAATGTGTTTCATAGTTGCAAGCAGCAACAAAATGTGCCAATTCAAGAACCTCCGGAGATTGAATGAGCTTGTCCACCACCTTATCCGGGGCCAGCTCAGGGATTTCAGGTGATAACAACTGTGACGGACCTCCGAAGAAAGCTCTCCTATTGAAGAAGCATCCTGTTCCGACATAATTTGGCCCTGATTCTCCATCCATTCCCTCAGCATTGATCACAAACAAACCCTTGTGTTCACAGCCGTATATGTCATTTTTGTTGATTCCCCTAAATCGCTGTGGAAACTGCAGATATCCTAGTTTGGATCGAAGATTAGGGTCCGAGAAGTAGCATAGTGCACGAGAAGGTGTTTTTGGGTCATTGGAGAATGTATCACAGTCTAGGGTTAAGACTATCGGAGCATTGGTCATGGCAGCTGAAACTCGAATCTTCGCAGCAGTAGTAGTACGCGTACACAAAACCAAAGAGATAAATCAATTAATGATCAATATGTATTTAGCTGAACAATATATAGAGTGAAGGAAGGGAAAAAATGAAGCTTACAAGAACATTAAGGGCACCAGCTTTAAAATTATGTTCTGATGTGCTGCTTTTTTCTCTAGAAACATAGATTAGGTTTGGCATGACATAATCGCTCATATCTTTGTCTTTGCTACTGTCCAACAAAACCTGCTCATACCCAAGTGTGTAACAAAGTTATGATGTTTGATGATAAGTTACAATACACTGTTTGAGCTAAAAACTTACCTGAATGACTGTGGGATGATTTTGCCTGGTAAATCCATCGGTCCATTTGCGAAATGCCTGACTTTCCCGTTCTCCGGTAATATATTCACCGTCTACTTTGCGTCTCTCGATTACATTGTTCACTCTCACTTTCATGGCTTGGTACATAATCTGTAACAAGATTTAGATCACAAAATATGACACTGCCATATATAAGAATATGTGCATCCCATACTTTTTTCTTTTTTTTTCTCTCTAAGAGGTGGTAATGAAAACAGTACGCTAGCTGTTGTATCTTCATTTGACCTCTG encodes the following:
- the LOC101314092 gene encoding cellulose synthase-like protein G3-like is translated as MSAATDDLPLHTHKHSLRIPINRLFALIYFCAILALLYHHTHSLFHSTTLTSFFITLTFLISDSIFAFLNLTAQAFRMNPLYRKEHPENLERVLRKYSDFPALDVFICTADPYKEPPMNVVNTALSVMAYDYPTEKVSVYVSDDGGSALTLFAFMEAAKFARHWLPFCRENNIVERCPEAFFEMDHSRFSEAEKIKIMYQAMKVRVNNVIERRKVDGEYITGERESQAFRKWTDGFTRQNHPTVIQVLLDSSKDKDMSDYVMPNLIYVSREKSSTSEHNFKAGALNVLIRVSAAMTNAPIVLTLDCDTFSNDPKTPSRALCYFSDPNLRSKLGYLQFPQRFRGINKNDIYGCEHKGLFVINAEGMDGESGPNYVGTGCFFNRRAFFGGPSQLLSPEIPELAPDKVVDKLIQSPEVLELAHFVAACNYETHSDWGWKIGVRYGSLVEDYFTGYRMQCEGWKAVLCNPTRAAFYGDAPINIVDVLNQTKRWTIGLLEVAFSKYCPVTFGIRAMGPLMGLSYAHYAFWPIWSIPVTVYAFLPQLALLNGITIFPKVSEPWFLLYVFLFLGSYTQSCLDFVVEGGTFPKWWNDQRMWMVRAHSSFLFGSIEYLLKSLGISTHGFNVTSKVLDEDQSKRYDQGTFEFGVASPMFVPLTSAAILNLAAYSWGHVEAFKGSIGLEGMFLQMFIAGFGVVNCIPIYEAIIRSDKGRIPTKTTTVSLLLAFALYVVAYVSF